CTGTGATACAGCACTCCCATAGAGAAAACCGTGTCAAAGGCATCTAGCGGTGGCAGTTCTTCTATGCCTAACGGCAGCAGGTGAACAGGGTGGTCTTTACCAGCTAAGCGCTTAACCGCCTCAAACTGGCACAAAAACAACGGCGATGGGTCAACGCCTACTACGCGCTTAGCGCCGTCACCCAGCATGCGCCACATGTGGTAACCGCTGCCACAGCCTACATCTAAAACTGTACGATTCTTTAATGGAGAAATATGTGGTTTAACTCGGTCCCACTTCCAATCACTGCGCCACTCGGTATCAATGTCGATACCATGAATCGTGAAGGGGCCTTTTCGCCATGGTTGAAACAAACCTAGTAAATTAGCTAACTTTTCTTGTTGTCCCGCAGTGAGTTGCTCGCCGCTGCCAATGGTGACACTGTCTTTTAAGTCAATTTGATCGGGTTCGGGATAGTTAAGCTTATTAAGTACCTTTTCCCACTTAGGTAGATTGCCGTGTTTATGGCTACGTTGCCATTTACCGATAATTGCAGGTAATTCTTCTAACCAGTGCTGAAGGTTAGAGTCGGCGATTTGTTGATAAAACGAGCTAAAGCTGATCACTTTATGGCCACCATTGAACAAAAGTTAAAACATTGAAACCATACACTAAAGTGACTAAATCCGCATTGATTTAAACGGGACTGGTGTACGGATAACGGATCTGGTCGCATGACATTCTCTAGTGCACTACGTTTTTGACTAATTTCCAGCTCGCTATACCCATTTGCTCGCTTAAAGTCGAGATGGTGCTTGTCGAGTAAGTCCTGGATTTTGCCGTCTTCAAACCTGAGCTTTTCGGAAATCACTAATGCGCCTCCGGGCTTTAAGCCATCATAAATCTTATTAATCAGGGTATCGCGGTCTTCAGGTGGTAAAAACTGTAACGTAAAATTTAAAATGACAAGAGAAGCGTTGTTAATTTCAACATCGCGAATATCGGCACAAACGAGGTTAACCTGAGTGTCACTTTTGAAGGCTGATAGATTTTCCTGGCAGCGGCTGATCATAGATTCACTGTTGTCTACAGCAATAATTTGGCAGTTACGCCCGTCTATGTTCCGTCTAATTGATAACGTTGCTGCGCCCAAAGAGCTACCTAAATCATAGATATTAGAGTTGGGGTAACGAAGTCGTTGGCGAAATCACCGATAGTTTGAATGATTTGTCCATATCCCGGTACAGAGCGACGGATCATGTCGTTAAACACGCCGGCGACACGTTGATCAAACTTAAAATCATCAACTGTGTCAGCGGCTGACGCGTAAATATTGTCTAATTGACTATTCATTGAACTTTTTATCACTAAATTATCCCTATATTCTAGCTAATAGGTATTTAAAGCAGCAAGTTAGACTTTGATTAATTTGTCGTTTGCTTAAATTTACAGGCGTTGTTGCATGTAAGTTTAAATAATTGTTAAACACTATTAACAATATTCATGAATAAGTACATAATTGCGCTAGTACGTTTGTCTGACGATCATTTATCTACAAAAGGTAAGCAATTGATTCGACCGTTCATTACCATCCTAATTAGCATTCTATGCTTAACCTTGAGTAACCTAGTATACTCTCAGGGTGACGATCGTGAGTTTACGATTGTCATGAGCGAAAATACCTATCCATTCCAATACATTGACAACGGAGAGCCGAAAGGTGTTCTGATTGACTTGTGGCAAGAGTGGGCCAAAGTGACACAATCAAATGTACGTTTTGTACCGAAGCAATGGAACAAAAGTCTCGAAGCCACGCTTTCAGGTCACGACATCGTTCATGCAGGGATGGCAAAAACTCAATCTAGACAAGAGCAGTTCCTATTCGCAGAGCCATTTACTTCTCTTTCTACTTATTTGTTTATTCATAAGTCTGTTAGTAAGAAGTCAAGCGTTAGCGACCTAATTCCATATCAGATTGGTATTGTAGAGGGTGCAGCGCACAAGGAGCATTTACTTAAGATAGAACCTAACCTAAGTTTTACCTATTACCCAAGCCGGCAAGCATTACTCGACGCGGCTGCGCAAGGTAAAATTTTGGTTTTCGCTGGTATTGAAGGATATCAGCGGAACATGATTTTAGAGCAAGATATTGCCATGGACTATTTTAGTTCATTGCGACTTCCCATCACCAGTATCAAGTTAGCTCCAGCTATTGCTAAATCGAGTCCAAACAGCCAAGCAATTATTAAGCATATAAATCAAGGGTTCGCTCAATTGTCTTCTGATGTAATCAGACAAATAGAGCGGCGCTGGTTAGGCTATCATCATCAAGATAAAGAGCTGATTATTGCGATGCAAACGGGTGTTGAGCCTTATGCTGATTTAGGTTTAGATGGTCGACCACACGGGCTGTTGATTGACTTATGGCAACTCTGGTCTGAAAAAACTGGCATAGAGATCGATTTTGTCACCGGTGACATGGATAGTTCGATTTCATTGATTAAGCGTAAGCTAGCCGACGTACATATCGGATACCCTGAAAGCCAGCAAATGAACACAGGGCTTAAGCAAGCATGGAAAGTACTAGCGATCAAAAGCCGTTTGTTCAGTATGGATAAACATTTATCCGATCTCAATGAACGGTTAAACATCAGGCTAGGAACCTTTCCAACTTCACCTTACATTAATGAAATAAAATCTGCTTTCCCAAACGCTCAGTTACGCTACTTTGGTGACTTAGCAGAGATGATCGACGCTAATCGTAACGGCGAAATTGACGGGTTTATTGCATCGTCAGCGATGACATCTCATTATTTACTTGCGCACAAACTCTGGCCTGAGTTTAAGCAATATCAAGATATCGAATTCTCAACCGATTTGTTTAGTCTAACAAGAGTGGATGACAGTGGCATCGTTGAACGTATTCAAACTGGGTTTAACCTAATCTCGGCTCAGGAGGTGACTGATATTGAGCGCAAATGGTTGATTAATCCTGATGATAGAAGCCTGCAGCATGAGCAACAAGCGTTACAATTATCTAAAGCTGAGCGAGAGTATTTATCTAGTCTAGGTGCTATTAAACTAGGTTACGTAAAGAATTGGCCTCCTATGGAGTTCCAGGGGCGCAGCGGTGAGTTTTTGGGGATCAATGCTGACATTAAAAATCATCTAGTGAGACAGCTAAATCTAACCATTATCCCAGTTGCCTATGATAATTTTAACGATGTAATTGCTGATTTAAAACGCGGTGAAATTCATATGGTTGCCAGCGTGGTTAATACGCCTCAGCGAGAATCACGCCTGTCATTTAGTCAGCCTTACTGGCCATCACCGTGGGCGATAGTAACTAACATTGCCGCAGCCCCAGTGTTTAGCTTGTCGCAGATAAGTGAGCAGCGCCTAGCGGTTGTAGAAGGTTACTTTATTGTTGATCAGCTGCACCAACAATATCCTCACATCAATCTTATCAATGTTGCTAACGTCGAAGACGGTATTGAAGCCGTCAATAGCGGGCGTGTAGATATGTTTCTTGATAAAGCCGCGGTGCTCGCTAGCCATCTACAGGGTGAACAATACACTAGCTTAAAGTTATCATTGCTTGCTGATTTGGCAGAGCAACACAGCCAACTTGCAGTTTTTCCAGGCGTGAAACAGCTTATTCCATTAATTAACCGCTCATTGGCGACCATTGACGACAACGAGCAGCAGCGCATATATCAAAAGTGGGTGACGGTAGATGTGCAGTCAGATACGGCATCATACCAACGCTGGGTGAGGGTGCTTATCGTTAGCTTGTTATTGCTTAGTGCCATCGCTGCATTAGTATTATTGGCAAACCGCCGCTTAAACGTAGAAATTCGCCGAAGAGAATCGGCCGAGAGCCAACTCATTTATCTTGCCAATCATGATGCTGGCACCAAGTTGCCCAATCGTATATTACTCAATAAACGCTTAAATCAAGCTATTGCAGATCATCAAGCAGCAAATGCAAAATTCGCGTTATTATTTGTCGATTTAGATGGTTTTAAAGCGGTAAATGATGTTTGCGGTCATCATGTAGGTGACCTATTGCTTGCAAAAGTAGGAGAGCTGCTAGTTTCTCACGTGAAGCCAGGCGATACCGTGGCGCGTTTTGGTGGCGATGAGTTTGTGATACTTATTAATCATGTTGTAGACAATCAAGTCGCGGTGCAAATTGCAGATAATATCTTGCAGGGACTGCATTTAATGACCAGCATAGAGCAACATAGCATTAGTATTTCAGCGAGCATTGGTATTGCACTCTACCCAGATGATGGCACCAATGAAGCCGACCTTTTACATAAATCGGATCAACTCATGTATCAAGCGAAAAAGTTCGGTGGTCATCAGCACAAGTTGAGTTAATACATGTCTCATACACCTTTACCTTTCTATTTTGCGGGTGACTTATTTGCCCGCTTTTTAGTCGGTTAGCAGCAAATTTCATCGTTAAGCTGGTTTATTTAGCCAATCTCAAACATACTGCGCAGTTAGGCGTTGGTTGCGTTTAAATAGCAGTATATAATGCCTGGTTTAATCATATTAAAGTTCCAAACACCCGCTTGTGGATAAAGGATAGAGTTCAATGCGCAGTCATTATTGTGGAGACATCAACACGTCTCATCTTGGTCAAGAAGTTACCTTAGTTGGTTGGGTAAATCGTAGTCGTGATTTAGGTGGCGTAGTATTTTTAGATTTACGAGACCGTGAAGGTCTAATTCAGGTTGTTTACGACCCAGATCTAAAAGATGTGTTTGACGTAGCTAGCACATTGCGTAGTGAATTTTGTGTTCAAGTTAAAGGTTTAGTGCGTGCGCGTCCTGAAAGCCAAATTAACCCTGACATGAAAACGGGTGAAGTCGAGTTATTAGGTAAAGAGCTAACAATTATCAATGCTGCAGCGCCGCTGCCATTAAGCATGGATAACCACCAAAATAATAGTGAAGAACAGCGTCTAAAATACCGTTACCTAGATTTACGTCGCCCAGAAATGGCCGAGCGTTTAATCTTCCGCTCAAAAGTGACTAGCGCAGTTCGTCGCTTCTTAGATGATAATGGTTTCCTTGATATGGAAACGCCAATCCTGACAAAAGCTACACCAGAAGGTGCACGTGACTATCTAGTACCAAGCCGTACTTATAAAGGTCAATTCTTTGCATTGCCTCAGTCACCGCAAATCTTTAAACAGCTGCTGATGATGTCGGGTTTCGACCGTTACTACCAAATCGTTAAGTGCTTCCGTGATGAAGACTTACGTGCTGATCGCCAACCAGAATTTACTCAAATCGATATCGAAACTTCATTTATGTCATCAGAACAAGTGATGGCAAAAACTGAAGAAATGGTACGTGGTTTATTCAAAGACTTACTTAATGTTGATTTAGGTGAGTTCCCGCGCATGCCATATTCAGAAGCGATGGCGCGTTTTGGTTCTGACAAGCCTGACTTGCGTAACCCGCTTGAATTAGTCGATGTTGCCGATTTAGTTAAAGACGTTGAATTTGCAGTATTTAGTGGCCCAGCGAATGACGCTGAAGGCCGCGTTGCCGCGCTGCGTATTCCAACAGGTGCTTCACTATCTCGCAAGCAAATTGACAACTACACCAAGTATGTTGGCATTTATGGTGCGAAAGGCTTAGCTTGGATGAAGATCAACGATCTTGATGCAGGTATGGAAGGTGTGCAGTCGCCAATTCTTAAGTTCCTAAACGAAGATATCGTTAAGCAAATTGTAGAGCGTACTGGCGCACAAACTGGCGACATCATCTTGTTCGGTGCAGACAATGCAACGGTTGTTGCTGAAGCCATGGGCGCACTTCGCCTTAAAGCGGGTGAAGATTTCGACTTACTTGAAGGTGAGTGGAAGCCACTTTGGGTTGTAGATTTCCCAATGTTTGAAAAAATCAATGGCGGCTTGCATGCCGTTCACCACCCATTTACTGCGCCGCGCAGTGTAACCCCAGAACAGCTAGCGGCTGATCCTGCAGGCACAGTTTCTGATGCTTATGACATGGTGCTAAATGGTTGTGAGCTTGGTGGTGGTTCTGTGCGTATTCACGATGCCAAGATGCAAGCGACTGTGTTTGACATCTTAGGTATTGATGAGCAAGAAGCGAACGACAAATTTGGCTTCTTACTAGAAGCACTGCGCTATGGCACGCCGCCACACGCGGGTCTTGCTTTCGGTCTTGACCGAATCATTATGTTAATGACTGGCGCTAGCTCAATTCGTGACGTGATGGCGTTCCCGAAAACGACTACAGCAGCCTGCCCATTAACCAATGCGCCAGGTTTTGCTAACCCACAACAGCTTGTTGAACTGGGTGTGTCAGTTATTGAAAAACAGCCAGAACAAGACGCTGAATAAAATAACTGCAAACTAACTTTAAAAGCACGTACTTAACTTGTTTAGGTGCGTGCTTTTTTATATGTTGGGCAGATAAGTTTTCTAGGCATTGATTAGTTAAAAAATGCCGACACTAGGAGCAAGATTATGGCTGGACACAGTAAATGGGCCAACATTCGCCATCGTAAAGCGGCGCAAGATTCTAAGCGCGGTAAACTGTTCACTAAATTTATTCGTGAGCTCACCGTTGCAGCAAGAGAAGGTGGCTCAGATGCCGATTCTAACCCTCGTTTACGCGCAGCTATTGATAAGTCGTTATCCAATAATATGACGCGTGACACCATTGAGCGTGCCATCAAGCGCGGCGCCGGTGAGTTAGAAGGTCAGCAGTTAGAAACTATTATTTATGAAGGTTACGGTCCAGGCGGCACCGCTGTAATGGTTGAAACCATGACAGATAACAAAAACCGCACTGTTTCTGGTGTACGTAACGCTTTTAGTAAATCTGGTGGTAATTTAGGTACAGACGGGTCAGTTGCTTACCTATTTACCAAACAGGGTGTGATTTCATTTGATAATGAAACCGATGAAGATACCTTGATGGATGCTGCTTTAGAAGCTGGTGCTGATGATGTTATTACCCATGACGATGGCTCAATGGATGTGTATACCACACCAGAAGCGTTTGGCAGTGTAAAAGATGCGCTCGATGCAGCTGAGCTAAACTCTATTAACGCTGAAGTGACCATGGTGGCGTCGACTAAGTCTGAGCTTGATGCTTCAACGGCTGAGAAGTTTCTCCGTCTTATTGATAACCTTGAAGATCATGATGATGTACAAGATGTTTATCACAACGCTGATATTTCAGATGAAGTCATGCAGCAACTAAGTTAATGCAAACAATAGGTTAACAAGAGCAAATATAACAACAATAATGGCAATAATTTTAGGGATAGATCCAGGCTCACGCCTGACTGGATATGGCATTATCGACTGTCAGGGGCGAACCCAAAAATACCTTGGCAGTGGTTGCATACGTACATCGGGTGATGATCTTGCGTCGCGTTTACAGCAGATCTTCACAGGCGTAAGCGAAATCATTCGTCAGTATCAACCTGAGCAATTCGCGATTGAAAGGGTATTCATGGCTAAAAATGCCGATTCAGCGTTAAAGCTAGGTCAGGCTAGGGGAGCCGCTATAGTGGCGGCAACCAACTCAGGGTTATCTGTTGCCGAGTACAGTGCAACGCAAATCAAGCAAGCTGTGGTAGGTACTGGCCGGGCGCAAAAGACGCAGGTCCAACATATGATCACCCAGATTCTTAAATTACCCGCCGCGCCACAGGCCGATGCCGCAGATGCCTTATCTGTTGCCGTTTGCCATTATCATACATGCCAAAGCCTTGTCGCCATGGGCGGCAGCGCAGCCAAAAGAACATACGGAAGATATAAATGATAGGACGATTAACCGGCGTATTAGTAGAAAAACAAGCGCCAGAAATAGTGCTGGATGTAAACGGTGTTGGTTATGAGCTTCAAGTGCCGATGACTAGCTTTTATGAATTACCTGAACTTGAGCAAACTACCACTTTATATACGCATTTTGTAGTAAGAGAAGATGCCCAGTTACTCTATGGGTTTAAGTCAAAGCAAGAACGCGCCCTGTTTAGACTGCTGATAAAAACTAATGGCGTCGGACCAAAGCTTGCGCTGACAAT
This DNA window, taken from Shewanella maritima, encodes the following:
- the cmoB gene encoding tRNA 5-methoxyuridine(34)/uridine 5-oxyacetic acid(34) synthase CmoB, with amino-acid sequence MISFSSFYQQIADSNLQHWLEELPAIIGKWQRSHKHGNLPKWEKVLNKLNYPEPDQIDLKDSVTIGSGEQLTAGQQEKLANLLGLFQPWRKGPFTIHGIDIDTEWRSDWKWDRVKPHISPLKNRTVLDVGCGSGYHMWRMLGDGAKRVVGVDPSPLFLCQFEAVKRLAGKDHPVHLLPLGIEELPPLDAFDTVFSMGVLYHRRSPIDHLLQLRDQLRTGGELVLETLVIDGDVNDVLVPEDRYGKMNNVWFIPSVDALMLWLKKCEFIDIRCVDVDTTSLAEQRSTNWMKNESLVDYLDPNDVSLTVEGYPAPKRATIIATKSQPNLELK
- a CDS encoding transporter substrate-binding domain-containing protein, which gives rise to MNKYIIALVRLSDDHLSTKGKQLIRPFITILISILCLTLSNLVYSQGDDREFTIVMSENTYPFQYIDNGEPKGVLIDLWQEWAKVTQSNVRFVPKQWNKSLEATLSGHDIVHAGMAKTQSRQEQFLFAEPFTSLSTYLFIHKSVSKKSSVSDLIPYQIGIVEGAAHKEHLLKIEPNLSFTYYPSRQALLDAAAQGKILVFAGIEGYQRNMILEQDIAMDYFSSLRLPITSIKLAPAIAKSSPNSQAIIKHINQGFAQLSSDVIRQIERRWLGYHHQDKELIIAMQTGVEPYADLGLDGRPHGLLIDLWQLWSEKTGIEIDFVTGDMDSSISLIKRKLADVHIGYPESQQMNTGLKQAWKVLAIKSRLFSMDKHLSDLNERLNIRLGTFPTSPYINEIKSAFPNAQLRYFGDLAEMIDANRNGEIDGFIASSAMTSHYLLAHKLWPEFKQYQDIEFSTDLFSLTRVDDSGIVERIQTGFNLISAQEVTDIERKWLINPDDRSLQHEQQALQLSKAEREYLSSLGAIKLGYVKNWPPMEFQGRSGEFLGINADIKNHLVRQLNLTIIPVAYDNFNDVIADLKRGEIHMVASVVNTPQRESRLSFSQPYWPSPWAIVTNIAAAPVFSLSQISEQRLAVVEGYFIVDQLHQQYPHINLINVANVEDGIEAVNSGRVDMFLDKAAVLASHLQGEQYTSLKLSLLADLAEQHSQLAVFPGVKQLIPLINRSLATIDDNEQQRIYQKWVTVDVQSDTASYQRWVRVLIVSLLLLSAIAALVLLANRRLNVEIRRRESAESQLIYLANHDAGTKLPNRILLNKRLNQAIADHQAANAKFALLFVDLDGFKAVNDVCGHHVGDLLLAKVGELLVSHVKPGDTVARFGGDEFVILINHVVDNQVAVQIADNILQGLHLMTSIEQHSISISASIGIALYPDDGTNEADLLHKSDQLMYQAKKFGGHQHKLS
- the aspS gene encoding aspartate--tRNA ligase, with the protein product MRSHYCGDINTSHLGQEVTLVGWVNRSRDLGGVVFLDLRDREGLIQVVYDPDLKDVFDVASTLRSEFCVQVKGLVRARPESQINPDMKTGEVELLGKELTIINAAAPLPLSMDNHQNNSEEQRLKYRYLDLRRPEMAERLIFRSKVTSAVRRFLDDNGFLDMETPILTKATPEGARDYLVPSRTYKGQFFALPQSPQIFKQLLMMSGFDRYYQIVKCFRDEDLRADRQPEFTQIDIETSFMSSEQVMAKTEEMVRGLFKDLLNVDLGEFPRMPYSEAMARFGSDKPDLRNPLELVDVADLVKDVEFAVFSGPANDAEGRVAALRIPTGASLSRKQIDNYTKYVGIYGAKGLAWMKINDLDAGMEGVQSPILKFLNEDIVKQIVERTGAQTGDIILFGADNATVVAEAMGALRLKAGEDFDLLEGEWKPLWVVDFPMFEKINGGLHAVHHPFTAPRSVTPEQLAADPAGTVSDAYDMVLNGCELGGGSVRIHDAKMQATVFDILGIDEQEANDKFGFLLEALRYGTPPHAGLAFGLDRIIMLMTGASSIRDVMAFPKTTTAACPLTNAPGFANPQQLVELGVSVIEKQPEQDAE
- a CDS encoding YebC/PmpR family DNA-binding transcriptional regulator: MAGHSKWANIRHRKAAQDSKRGKLFTKFIRELTVAAREGGSDADSNPRLRAAIDKSLSNNMTRDTIERAIKRGAGELEGQQLETIIYEGYGPGGTAVMVETMTDNKNRTVSGVRNAFSKSGGNLGTDGSVAYLFTKQGVISFDNETDEDTLMDAALEAGADDVITHDDGSMDVYTTPEAFGSVKDALDAAELNSINAEVTMVASTKSELDASTAEKFLRLIDNLEDHDDVQDVYHNADISDEVMQQLS
- the ruvC gene encoding crossover junction endodeoxyribonuclease RuvC, whose amino-acid sequence is MAIILGIDPGSRLTGYGIIDCQGRTQKYLGSGCIRTSGDDLASRLQQIFTGVSEIIRQYQPEQFAIERVFMAKNADSALKLGQARGAAIVAATNSGLSVAEYSATQIKQAVVGTGRAQKTQVQHMITQILKLPAAPQADAADALSVAVCHYHTCQSLVAMGGSAAKRTYGRYK